The following DNA comes from Nicotiana sylvestris chromosome 10, ASM39365v2, whole genome shotgun sequence.
TACTTTATTTTTTCCTTATTACCCTATATAGTCATTGATTCCTACAGCTAGTAATGTTGTTTATAGAGAAGTATATGTATATTATTTTGTGAATGAAACTGAAAGAACTTTTCAAAGTATATTCACATTGATGAGAGCACAAATGCACAACCCCTTTTTTCTTGTTTCACATTTACAAAAGAACATGCATATATTCCAATGCAGAGAATGAGCCCAAGACAGATAGTCAATATGAATAAGATGTTGAAAGATTATTCAAAGTTGAACAATAACTCAAGAGAATATGTATAGATAAATGGcatcctttctttttttcttctgatACCATATTCTTACTCATCTGCATATGAACTGTTAAACTTGGACAATGTATATATTCCAGGAATCCCATTTCATGATATCCTTTTCTAAAGATGCAAGCAAGGAACTTGGAAGTAcaccaaaaaataatatttataaatTGCTTTAGATATCAATACAAATGAATAAAAGTACTCCATAAGAAAATAGGGCATTTTGTTTATCAACACATCGTAAATAGCACGGTCTAGTCAGTTTTgggactggtaattgaaaaatagtccgcgcttgcaaagtcattgaaaaatagctactattttgctgcaactcgaaaaattccagcatattatactggagatTGATGCACCTGTGTATAAACtcccagcatattatgctggaactctaacacacggaaagttccagcataatatagtgGCGATTGGAGCACctctgtatgaacttccagcacattatgctggataagtatattatgctggaatattttttggattttgaataatGTTtccgttcaaatttatctttacatgaaaaatggctaaatttcgattacttttaaaaccgtggctattttttaattaccacttgtaaatctggctattttttaatttcacccTAAAATTCAAGGCACTGTAAGGAAATTGAAAAGTGAATTTTaccttcctataccatatatgaaaccttattaccctcaatgtttaaggatTGTGTTAATTACATTTcagcataccaaattaccatttatataccacaattcaaattaagggtataattaatGCTTCTTTATATTAGGCGTTAATTTAGGAGCGTATATTTTCCCATTTTCGTTTACCCGCCTCTCTCTCCTCCCACCTCCCACACCCCCCCACGTTTTATCTTCAGTTAATTCCCCCATTTTCGTATACTCGCCTCTCACCCACGTTTACCATCAGTTACCCACGATTCTACAATTTTCTTTTCCAGTAAATTTCACAAAATCCTATTTTGAAGTTGCATCTGTTTtttcaagtcccaaatcatgaaaaaaatcaGCACTCCAAAAAAAAAGCTTCAAAAGCTACATTAGCTGATATCCCATCCTTTGATTTGGGTGTTTTAACACCAAAATCACCACCCAAAAACGCAAAATCGACACATGCAAGTGAACCTACTACTAGTATTTCGTCTCCTAGACAAATCCGTGCGGAGATGAGAACCAAGCATTTGCACGATGTTGATGCTGGTGGAGGTGATAAACCAGTCGAGAAACAACTCAAACGAAAAGGCAAAGAGTTGTGTGTAGATGATGATTTTGTTGAACATTCCCCTAAAATTCCATCTGTGAAAAAATCCAAGGTCTCTCCTTCTTCATCAAAACCGAAAAAGAAGAAACCCTTCCTAAAAAGTACCAAAATTAGTTCACAAAAAGATTTTGGTAAAGGTAAACACTAATTATTTTTCTTTACAGTTTTTAGTGTGATTTTGGTTGTAAAAATCTGTTGTTCAAGTGTTTTTTGATAAAATGTGGAATTGTCCAAATTTTGTAGATTGTTTGTCTCAATTTTGTAGGTTAATTGTAATTGTGATTTTTAGACAGTGCATAAATGTAGTCATTTTGTAGTTGTTTTGTAGTCTgctagataaattgtagataaggtatattttttactttgtatGCTGCTACATTTACCTTCATACTAACTACAATTAATCTACATTTTGTGAGTTACTTGAACTAACTGTTATATTTTTGTAGTTATAGAGTTGTAGTTACCCTtttcttccttattgttttgagataATGTTTATATGTGTAGATGTCTTGTATTGTTTTGTAGTTATAGGTGTAGGTAGGCTGTTCTTCTTTTAGTTATATTTTGTAGTTATCATGTAGTTATATGTAGATTACTGCTTCTTTTTTATGCTAACTACTAATGttcaataattttttattttctgcaGAATGGCCATTACTTTGTACCACAAAATGTTGATTATGGTGTGCTTAGATTCCATAGTTTGTGTGATCCGAGCATACCTAGCCAGATAAAAACTTTACTTTCTCCAAATGCTTTAAAGCTTTTCCAAAAAACTTATTTTGGTTACTTATTTGGTCTCCCCACAATCAGTATGCAAAACCAAGCAATTCATCTTCTGATGAAGTATGAATTGTCAAAGTCTATTGACTCATATTTTTCAGTACTATTGATAggtgaaaaattgaatttttccttgaGAGAATTTGGGTTGATTACTGGTCTAAATTGTGTGAATAAGTTTTCAGACTATGGCTACACTTCCACTTATGTTAGCCATTTAATGACTACCTATTTTTCGAACAAACAAAGGGTTGAAAAgtggcatttgaaaaatgtagTCACAAATAAAGCTTGGGAAAACGATGAGGATGCAGTGAGGTTGTGCATTCTTTATCTGTTGGaattttttgtttgtccttctgaTAAAGACCATGTGTCTTTCATAGACAAGTTTATGTTCTTTCTGATAGAGTCTGGTAATTTTGAGTCATACCCATGGGGTATCAAATCCTTTAAGCAGGTTATTGAATCTGTCTGACATCGTCTTAATTCCCATGTGCATTCTTATCTGATACGGGGATGCTCATTAGCCTTGCAAGTGTGGCTATATGAGTGTTGCTCGTCCGTCAGTACGGAGCTTGATGAGATGTTCTGAATCTATACCTCGCATTTTAAGATGGTCAGCTACAAAGGGCCAGATTTGGTTAACTGCAATTGAAGAGAAGATGATCAAGCCTGAGTGGCTCAAGGTATATTTTTTCACTTTTGTATGATGTTACATTTACCTTCATAATAACTACAATTAATCtacatttttttatttacttGAACTAACTGTTATTTCCATCATTCAGTTCACAAGCATCACTGAATCTGAAGAAGAGATTGGAGTGCTTAATCTGCCAGACAAGATTCAGTATGAAGATGCACATGGTGCTCAATCATCACAGGTTCCAATTGCTGCTTCTCCAACATTTGAACCCAAAGATACAGATTGTCAAGAGGACACTGAATCTGTGACTAGCAAGCTCAGGAAGTTGGAAAAGGGGATTGAGCAGgtaatataaataaatacaatatAAAGACATTTTTTGCTACAATTTAACTTCATTCCATAACAATTATTGTATGTTAtacattgtagttaatttgtgGTATAATTCTATATTGAGCCATGTTGGTATTGCACAAATCTTTGTTAAATTGTAGTGGAACTGTAGCACTTTGAATAAGATtaccaactaattatatatttaatttttaggTTGATGGAAAGTTAGCTGAATTTAGGAAGGCTGTTTTTTAGGAACTCTCAAGCCTTCGAGAGTTCATAGATGTTTCTGTGAAGAGTGTTATGAAGGTGATAAACAGGAGGTACTTCTTGCTAATGTTGCTTGAGATGTAGTTGACTATGTCATCATGCCTGTGAACATTGTAGATAATTTCCATTGGTTGTTACTCGTTTTCGACATAGCGGACAAGCAACTTTATGTTTATGATTCCATGGTGTCTTCAAACCGTCATAACACTGTTGAATCATTGGTTGATAAGTTTTCAATCATTATCCCTCTGTATTTGTCTTGCACTGGTTTCTACGGGAAACGTAATGACATTGACTTCAAGACCACAAAGGCATACATTGAGAAACCAGTTACAGACCCTCTCAACATACAGTGGATGGTTGCGGAGATTCCACAGCAAAAGGAAGGATCACTGCAAAAAAACTATTCTCCCTTTCTAtatgtttaattattttattttaatcaattgttacataataaaaaaatttgatcttatgcagcgattgtggtgtatttgtggCGGCTTTTGCGGAGTATGTTAGCCTTGGAGATTTGGCAATCCCAAAAGAAGATCTTTCTGATATCGACCAACACCGTAGATGCTATGGAGCTCTACTATGAGACTATGCTacaaagaagcaagaagatgGGTCAATCAGTGAAAGTGAGGTTACAGGCAGGCTAGTAAGGAGGAAGGGTGCTCCTGCTAAAAATGAGAGGACTAGAGTACAGAGAAAGAAGAAATAGAGTTGTGTTCCTAGTTTAGTTGATGTCATTTTGTAGTTGAAGTGGAATACACTGTAGGAAATATGTCATTTTGGTTGTTTACAGCACTTTATCTTCATTACACTAAACTCGAGTACTCTGATTTGCTAGAATACAATTTGCCTTTAATCTTCAAGTAATTTTTATGAAATACCTTCAAGTTCTAGGTAATTTCTGTATATAACTGTCATTTATAATTAAGGTACACaaccaaaatatgaaataaatacaggaaTCATATAAATAAATTATCCACAATTAATCTACAAATCATCTACAAATTATTAACAAGACAACAATTTAAACTACATTTTAACTACAAATCGTCTACAAATTATTAACAGGACTACAATTAGACTACATTTAAAGTACATTTTAACTACAATCTGGAAACAGTTTACATTGAATGAATTCTTCATTAATATTAGTTGTTTTGTATATAGTAAATATTAAAGTTTAACTAAGCTATAAAAAAAGACAAATTTAGATGCTTGACAGAATACATAAAATCATATTAAACGCAAATACACAAATTGTAGTATACTTCATAATCATCTTCAAAAACTTGAACGATTACACAAAAAAAGTCAGATAATTTGAACTCACTAACATTTATTTTGAATAACTATTTTAACTACATGATATTCATTTCTTTTTGGGCGCATTCTTGCAAGttcttttgttatgcccttcaccTCCACAATTTCCACATGACACCTTGTACTTCTTTGACTTTATTTCATCAAATGTTTTATATCTTTCCTTGTGAGGTCTCCCTGGCTGCCTTTTATCTCCCGCCAGTGGCTTTACTACCTCATCCAAAATATGTTGTGGCACATCCCATTTGCTTTCATCAGGAAGAGGATTTACTGGCATTTCATAGGTAAGCAGAAGGCTCTTCCTTGTATAATACGGAGAGCAATAGTTTTCGTATGTTTCCTTCATGTGCCTTAATGCTGCCAAAGCATGCGCACATGGaagttcatcaagttggaattgtccacagctacatttcttgttttctagacacacaatgtaccgcttcacaccatctaacacagtatgtatatgatctgttgaagccctcacctacaattgaagaccaaacagaaataataatacatcaATCATTAAAATGGATTATCAACAACTTACCTACAAATGAGCTACAAATACattacaacttatctacaatctACAATTACCCATAATTTGACTACAGTTTATCTACAATCTGGAAACAATGCATATTAAGCAATTTATTTTTTTTGCACCAAACAAACAGATCTTACCCTTAGTTTCTGAGATAATGTATTGTTGTCATCCAATTCTTTGTTGAATTTGTACCCAAGGTACGTGAAAGTACCCTTTGCCTTCAATAACTTCTCTTTCGTCCAACGTTCAAGAAGCGTCCTCATATACTCTAATAGATCAAATATTGGCAGCTCTCTTGCCTCTTTTGTTACAGCATTCAACGACTCGGCAATGTTTGATGTCATAGTAAAAGTTCTATACACCGTTGCATGTACTCTTGaccatctatgatagccaatatcatataggtaagatttcacatgtgggtctacctcttcaatcttcaacatcctttcattaaattcatccagAGTATATGACCGTGCTGTAGCAAAGTACAATTCATGTAATTGTAAATGTCCCTTCTTGAATTTGGACCTTATATTTGTCCAAATGTAGTGAACCGGGTAATCTAAGGTTTTGGGTGAAACCGTTGTGGATGAACTtgttgttatattaatatagttttgAGTTGGTTGTTAATCCCTATTTGTTTAACTACGTTTTGATTTTGGTTAGTTgaaaggatcctcaattagccgtgcctatttattatgtatctgcttgagagagagtgcatatttatgtaattgtttgaacaacatcactcccgaagTATAGGCGAGagtcataaccgagggtttagaggTTGGAGTAGAGATAACGATACCTCAGGTGCGATCTAAGTGAACTGTAATGCGAATCTAGCTAgcgtagcttgagagagtgcgtctagtaaattatcataattactTGAGAGAGAATTATGATAGTTGGAGagttcatgatcgatagagacaaCTAAATCATAGCTATAAGAAACATACGACTAAGGAAATCAACAACGGGGGATTAATTAGCATAAACTAGCTCATATTTGTAAAgtcatgaaatacattggatcgttactcgAGTGTAATCCCGATGcaaccatacttgtagccattgatcattttaattgctttctaggttagtttatatTTCCACATTTAGATATAAATATTTTCCAAACCATATTCTAAGCATTTGGCATTGCGCGATAAGTGATAAttttcttacattcctaatcgcctacatattgttctctgtgggattcgaccccggtTCGTAGTTggataaattatattgcatgcgaccgtgatcatttactttttagtagtagaTTTGGACGACATCAATTTTGGCGCTGTTGTCGGGGAACGaatttggcgtaatttaggttgtttgagaagtAAGCATAAGTGCTTgagtccaaacttgtgaatatttgtgtaattattttttgttaccttggtctatttttattgtttattttcttagtt
Coding sequences within:
- the LOC104211976 gene encoding uncharacterized protein; this translates as MLKIEEVDPHVKSYLYDIGYHRWSRVHATVYRTFTMTSNIAESLNAVTKEARELPIFDLLEYMRTLLERWTKEKLLKAKGTFTYLGYKFNKELDDNNTLSQKLRVRASTDHIHTVLDGVKRYIVCLENKKCSCGQFQLDELPCAHALAALRHMKETYENYCSPYYTRKSLLLTYEMPVNPLPDESKWDVPQHILDEVVKPLAGDKRQPGRPHKERYKTFDEIKSKKYKVSCGNCGGEGHNKRTCKNAPKKK